The nucleotide sequence GAACGCGAAAATCTACCTTTAAGAACAATGCCATTTCGCATGCGtgcatggtatgctgtaccggtcggtaccagaCGTACCGTACCCATACCGAtggggtaccggtatcggtacgccaATGTCGATTACGCCTGGCCGTACCGCATACCGTACTGGTTACCGACACTCCGGTATGCCTgtactagtgcggcaccggtacagggttcggtaccggtccggCGAACCTTGCATGCGTGTATAGCTAAGTTTTTCTTACTCATTCTATtcttattcatttatttatttttgattatTTGTCTTGTTTATATGAATTTGCATCCATAGCTTTAATTTTCCAACATTGTCATACCTCTTATTATCTATGCTGAATAATCATTTCATTCCCCTTCAATGAAAATCTTGTGCGTTCTTATATTGAAATGCTCCTTGCTATCAGCCTCTGAGTCATGCAATTTGCAGAATATCAACAGAACTTTGGTGTTCTTTCAagccaacaaaatggagttgcagtTCAAAAGAAAACTAGCAATGACAACTCATCTCAGCAAAATTTAAGCAAGGCTGGATGAACGTTTGAATGACCTTTCACAACATTCTCTCAGGTGGTTATTTCACTTCTATAAAGATAGTCTGTGGGTGGTCTTCGACAGAGCAacttaatatttataaattgtAGTTATCAACTAATCAATGAAACAATAGCCACTCTTACTCTGGGTTTAGATAAACAATATGTGAAGTTTTTATTGAAAATGGAATTCTATTTCAGATGGTATTGAACATTTGACACAATTTTTTGAGAACTAATATATGATGCAATTGTTCATTTCACAATTGTTATCAAAACCTTTTATTTACTAGCTTGTCATGAAATTGGTAGCAGGAAGTAAGTCCTGCATGACTCAAAACCTTacttttataatattataagtGCATCATTGGGGTATTTCAACTGTAATTTGTGTGTCTGTCaagtgcttcttcttcttcttcttcttcctccttttgatTATTGCTTAAATCAAGCCCCATTTGGTTGGACTCAAAACTTGTCATATTGTTCTGGACTTTCTGACTACAGAAATTTTTCATGTTTAAAGCTGGTAATTAGTATTGTCACTGGATGCATATTATTGTAGCTTTTCAAAGTGTAGGCTTTGCAGAACTTTCCATTGATTCTGCAAATGACTTTGAAAATGATTAAGCTTACATGCCTTTTATAAATGGctcattcttttttctttttcattactTATTGTGGTTGCATTTACATAAACTAGAATTAGCAACATGCAAATGTGTCTGATCATTTAATTTAGCATGAATGGCTTAagtttacaattggtttttgcATCAAGGGCTCATATTGACTTTTGATGGTGATTAGCAGCCTGGACATgtggcatatatatatatatatatgcaaccTTGGGATTTGGGATTGGTAGACTAGAGAGAAAGTACTTCCAAaccatttaaatttgaaatgagtGGGGGATCATTGGGGAGAAAGTTGCAGGATGTGGGGCTTGGTAGATTGGGGAGTGCATACTCCCAACCATTCAACTTTGAAACTAGTTCGGAGGATTGATAGGATTGAGACATTGGAATTCGTATTGTTGGTAAATAGAGAACATAATGATGCTAGGCTTAGAGCTGCATCTGAGAAATGTTAGCCCAACAGTAATAAAGTTTCTTATGATTTTGAAGGTTTAGGTTTTTTGCTGTCCTGGACAGAGAAAAAAGGCAGACTTAAACCTGATCCTAATTAAAGTGGAATGAGAGAGTTTGTCTTGCTTCCCTAGGGTTTTCGGGGATGTTTCAAAACTATCCCAATGATTTCTGGGGCTATGAGGATGTCCAACTAGGTGATCTTAGGACTGAAATTGGTATTCAGTTCCAAGGAGAATAAAATAAAGTATTCTGCATCGGATTCAAGCTTTGattttggcacaaaattgattCAGCTATAAAGGAATTTAGCAATTAGGAAGAATAACAGCAGTAAATTAATGAACAAAACTGAGAAGGATGAGCAATATGATTTTAATATCGTGCAGAAATTATTCTGTAGTGCAGATAAACCAGCAAatagagaagaaaaataaggaagGAAAAAATTAGGAGTAGAATTAGAactaagagaggaggaggagggacagAAGAGAAGCTTACCAGTCGTTTCTTGAATCTCAACGATATCTCATGTATCATGTTTTGGACACCTAATGAAGTCCACTTACAAAGCCAACTGACTTCTATTCCTTCCTATTTTGGAGTCTTGGATTCCTTCAATCTTGGGATTGTATTCGTTTTcacaaataagaaaaagaaaagcaaggaaAGGAAAAGCTTTAATTGGGTATCTCTATTCACAGTACTGTAGCATGAACAATGCCAAACAGTAACACCTTGACTATAGGTCTAGGTGCTGTGATTAATATAGTTTTGGAAGGATGATAGCTTTATCATCAATTTTCCTTTATATAATGTGTCTATTTTAATTGGTGTATCGATGACTAAAATTCTCAATTCCATTAAGGGCTTTCAGATGGTTCAACTATAATTGATAAATACAAAGTTAGAGCTATGCTACTCTTCTTTGTGTGGTGACTAAAACCTTTTTTCATTTGATCAGGTTTGCAGCAGAGCAAGGAATGCAAGCTAGTAACTTGTATTTGGCAAAGGTTAGGTTTTTCTACAATCTTAAAATAAGGACAtactgatattaaaaaaaaaactacattgAAAAGTTGGATGCATTTGATTCAGGCATGGTTTCAAAGTTCTCAACCAATGACTAGAAGTCGCTCTTCTGAGCTACGGTATGTATTTTAGATCCGCATATGAGATTACTAGAAAAAAAGTCATGctcaatccaaaaaaaaaaaatcattgagatTCGTATTGGATTTTCTCCATTTGCGTTTTGCTGATAAAAATGTTTGTAGTTTCAATGCATGACCTGCTGTTGAACTGCACATCTCTTCTACCTAACTGGTATGCTCATGTTGtgtatgcttggaagaaagggccattaattaaataattaagtgGATTGTGAAGTGAGCTAATTGATAATCATAATCAACTTTtcttatttgttaagttctctTCAAAGCTTATACCAGGCAAATAAGCTTAGTAAGAGAACCCTCCATGTTAAAATTTCTATTGGGATAGTCAGCCTTAGCCTAAGGATTTGAATTTGCTTCTTTAACATATGTTTAGGCACCTACCAAAGATCTAGACAAATGTCCAAAGAAggcatgtttttcttttttcagaaaTCTCCAACTGTTCTGGCAGTAGGCAGCCTATGTGATTTCTGTGATAGACAATTCGCACTGAGGAGCTTATATTCAAGTTAAAGCTAGTAAGCcaaaaatttcttattttttaggtGCCCTCTGCAGAGCATTTAAACTGTTTCTGGTACAATCTCAATATTGTTACATGTAAgcttaattaaaaattataacaGGGGGTACCTTTTGAATTTTCATAGAGATGTTAGCTTACATGTCTCATTTTATGGTTGAGACATGTCCTAAAGGAAAACTTGGAAATCTCTCTCAGGAAGAGGTATGCTGCTATGCAAAATATGCAGAAGCCAGCAGTTGCAGAAAATCCAAATAATGCTGCAGGACAAGGTGCCGACAGAATGAAACAAGAATTTATGAGCACCAGTAATTTGTGTGGCATCTCAGTGGATGAGATGTCAAATCAACTGCTGAATTTCATGTCTCCATCCAATTCATCCACATCTCCGcttgatgctcctccaaaggCAACTGTAGATGCAGTTTCTTCTGTTGTCAGCATGCTTAAGGGCACACTGGAACGCAAAAAACTTGGCAACCAAGCCAACAAAGAAAACCTAGAAGGAAGTTCTTTTGGGTTTTATAGTGCTCAACAAGTTCCTGCCAATTTGAGTTCTAAATCAAGATGCAGCAAATCAGGTTCTTGGACAATCCAGCAACTTTCAACTGGTATCCTCTGTCCAAATGCAAGGTTCAGGAACTTGCCAACAGCTGAGAGGTCTATAGAACTAAACATGGAAGGATTTGTTACTCAAACAAGCCAGGTTCAGATGGGGACAATGTCTCAAGAACCTTCACAAAGTGGATCATCTGCTGCTGCACCTACATTTTCAACTGGTTTTGATGTATGTGATGGTCCTGCCCATTCAGGACAGACTACATCAGTTTGTGAGAGTTCCAGAAAACATGTTGGTAATGGAACTCCAAACCATGGGATTAAGGCCAAAGgtttgttcctttttttctgAAATGTGGACTCTGAGGTACCAATATTTCCTCAATTGATCGCTTTTCAAACATAACAATGTTATGCAATCATTTCAACTGTTTATGTATTGTGCAAAGGTAAAATATCACTACTTTCACTTTCAGCATACTACTTGTTTGCTTCCCGAAAAAAAGTATATTTCCCTGAATATATCAATGTTATTTTTAAATCCGTACTTGCTTCTGTTGTCTTCCTTTTAGGTTTGATGATTTTCGTCTGGACCTGATACATAAATACGCCATCTAATGCAAGCTAGGACTGGCTTGTTTTCTAACCTTAGAAATACTTGTATTTATAGTTAATGATAGTTTTGGTATATGATGAGCATTTTATTCATCTCTGAGTCTGTTGCATTTCATCACAAATAGGATTGCCATATAAATAGAAATAGGTGCTAACACCTTGGGAATTCCAAGCTGCATGACCATGTGGTATCTGCCTATATGTTCTAATAATCATAGAACCTTTTACCATTTCTTGGAAGATAGATATTCAGCTAGCTGCAAAGGATTCATTTTTGGAATTCATAAAGAAATTACTGCAGAACTACTAAGCTTTGGTTTTCTAGCAAAGTAATGGGCAAAAAAGTTCAATGCTTGAACCATTATCTTAGACCTTTAGAAATACGAGATATTAGGTTTAGCTTTCCTTAACTAGCTACATTGTTATAGGGTGATATTAGAATCTGTTTTCTCATTGCAAGGTTGGCTGATAGTTAATGATCCCTTGCTAGGGTATCTTACATTGGCAGtgaagaatgaaagaaaattCCAGTAATCTACTAGGACCATATTCTAGccataatatataaaaatagatagaaTATGAACTGGTGATATGGTAATATGGTCCTGATCTGAAGCTTGAATATCTGTAGTACAATGGGAGTTCAAAAAAACAATTATCTGTTAAActtgttcttttttatttttatgtcatTTTTCATTATGAAATGTTGACAAAAAGTAAACTTTGATGGCCATATTAGTGGCTCGATTGTATAATTTCATAAAACTATGTTCTATGCATAAAAAGCATCCGTTGCATGTTTATCAGTGAACTAAAAGGGGTATATCGATTTTGTGAATCTTCTGCTGGATATGTGAGATTGTAATTCCTTTCACCTCTCAGGAGAAGAAAATAGCTGTATCAgtttcttatatgtttgaatggtttaaacataaactgGAGAATCACCTGTAGATATAATCAGTAATGAATCTTTCTTTCTGTATGCAGAATGTGGGGAAAggatttttgaaaataatataaaagatGAAAGGAAGGTATGCTATTAGTTGACTTTTAAGATCTGAAACTGTGAATGCAATTATATTTTCTAAAAAGGATGGTTTTCAAGAGTTTTCCTGCTCTACCATTTTGCTTTCTGGCAGAGAGGGAGTCTAGTTCGGATGGGATCTGTATCATCAGCGGGTTCAGGTAAACTTATCAAATGCTCAGTTATGCAAACTTATAGATCCATATTTCACATCTATAACATAGTAAAATCACTTTGTACAATGTGGACCCGTCATTTCGTTGCTGTTTGATTGGATTCATGTTTATCTTCTTTCTTATATCATCCTTTCTATGAAACCCTTAATCTGAAACTTGTCCTTTTGAAACATAGTCAATGAGGCTTTTATTCTGCATTATTTTCACATATTTTAAAGGTAATGAAGATAGTTCTGCAATTAAATTCTGTATATAGAATTTCTTATTCTGAAAGCATCACTTAATTTGTTTCTAGTGCTATATCATATTCCCTAACTTTCAGAAGTTATGCAGTGGACAAAGGGGACCCCACAAAGAAACGCAGGGTCGAGCGCTCACGCAAGTATGTAATATATAACTTGAATGTGTGCTCTGATGAATCTTAAATATATTTTACTTTGTCTCTCTAAATGTCTATGATCTTTTAAGCACAGAAACATTATAACCAGATTTTAAGTCCTTGTCATGAATAGCTTGACACACTACTAGTTCACATGCACAAACATCACCCAGTCCCCTTTGGTGTCTTACATGATAAATAATTATAGCAGAAGAATGAACAACTGAATCTCTTTTTGCTTTTTGGTTGCCAATATTATGTATGATAGCCTGTATGGTGGGCTCAGCTCTAATTTTACCAGGATAAAATTGTAGAGTTTTTACCATTGTGTACCAGCTTAGCATTTATATTCTCTTGAGTGATGCATGCCTTTTCTTGCAgagattttttcaaaaaaatcaataaaaaaaaaggtgttgTTCCCTAATATTAGGGAAAAATAACCTTAAGACATTCTATTAGTTTGTTTCCATTCTGTTAATTGGAGTTTGCATAAggaatggaagtctttaaaccTAGTTCTGGCTTAGTGATTTGTCCAAGAAGTTTGTATGTGCAGATCTTTCAAATTTGGTACTTTCTCCTAATCAAAAGAAAGGGGACGGGTTTTTAGGAGTCAAGACCTTCCAGTCCTGATTCTGAAGTTCATCAGACAAGTGGTGTAAGAGTCCTCCAGTATCGTTTTCTTCGCATCTCTGTTGTGCGGACAGTGGATAAGGGCCAGACAAGGTTCAAGGTTATCTTTCTTAGCTAATATTTGTTCCACGAGAATAGAAATTATGTGAGACATGCCCATTTTGAGGGTCAAAAAAAACACTGCTTTTGTTGTTTTGTACAAAAGTTTCCAAAGGCATCACCTAGATCCAGAACAAACGAGACATAGCATGTGTTTGCCCGTAAGGAAAAATCTACCTTTCAACTCTTGACATTGCCATCGAGTTGATATTGGGATTGCATGTGTAGTACCCAACCTACTACTGCATGTTTCCCAATTGGaaaaagttctaaattttcgaAAACCCAATTGTGCAGCAAGTAGTTAAGAATAATTCTGAAATTATCTCTTTCCCCACATAATATGTCAATCCAAAATGGTAAGAGGTTCATTTTAGATCATGAACCTTCAATCCTAAACTCAAGTCACCAGCATATGTCTCTGCATTTATGTACATGCCAATTACCATTGCTATTATTATGGATGTGTATAGGTGTTTAGGTGAGCTGTAATCTTGATTGCTCTCTTGGTTGTTTAGAATGGCGGAAGCAAAGGAAAGAAACGCAGCTCCAACATTACCATCAGATATGCAGGCAGTTCTTAAGCGCTGTGAAAATCTTGAGAAGGAAGTGCGATCACTCAAacttaatttgtctttcatgaATAGGTAAGCACAATTATGTAGGAATCATTTGTGTATTTTTTTCACTAAAGTTGATCCTCATGTTGTGTCTAGCATTTATTAAGTTTGTAGGAGACCACTATGTCCAGCATACATTTGTAAATTATCTCCATAAAAGGTGTGGATTCATAGGGTAAAGCTGTTGATGGAAGACACAAATGAATAAGAATCAAACTTAAATTGTTGACCTTGAAATTCTCATGAAAATCTTTGGAAGAATTCCAATACCATGTTATAAATCCACAACCATCGAGTTTTATGGCTACTATTTGAGATTGGTTTTTTGGATCCTCATTTACTAAGAATTCGTACTTAGGGCCACCACTTTTGTAAGTTCAAGCTTTTCAAGATCTTTCTCATAAACTTCAGCCATGTCAAAACCAATATCATGTTACTTGGAACAAGAAAAATAATGCAAAAAAGTATCGCACCCATGAATTAAGGCACTGGTGTAATATAATAAAACATCATCAATGTAAAGTTGCCATGTCACAATGAAAAAAATTACCTCTCCCTTCAtttcacacacaaaaaaaaaaaactgaccaTAACACTATCATGTACATCTAAATTTCTTTGATTTCTTCATAGTGTTTGTTTAAATCCATACTCAAAGTAAAATCCCTTTGGTTTATTGATTGGGTAATGTTTGGTCCCGTTTTCAGGAAGGATTCCGAGCAAACCAAACAAATCGAAGAGCTTCAAAAGCAAAATGAGGACCTGATGGAAGAAAAGGAGCGCCTCTTAGAAGAGATTGAGAGGATTGCTGGAAGTATTTGATTGATGAAAAGGAGTGCTTGCCTTGGTAACTCATGATCTATATAACTAATTCCTTGTAACTAATATTGTTCTCAGAATGTTCAATTAGGGTTGGGGGGGGCGGTGGGTTATCATATTTCAGACTGATATATTGAGTGATAACTCACTAAGTTATATTAGATGATTACATTGAATAGAATCTTAGCTCCATCCACATTTTCAGATAATCAGAGGGTTTTTGGAAGGAGTTTGGATGCCATGTTATTTGATCACAAAGATGGACGGCTATCAAACAGAGGGTACATTGTGTGCCATGCATGCCACATTTTGCATACTGTATACTATGCCTTGTTTGATAGCTATCCATCTCCATGATCGGATGATGTGGTGACCATTCAGAACTTTATCACTTTTTGCAGTGCAAAATGCGCACCACAGAGAATCCTGCATCTTTTGGAAGCTGATTGAGCTGTGAAAGGATCATAATTAATTTCTAAGTTGATCAATCTACTCGAAAGGGGCATATTGTCTTGTGGAGAAGCATTCTTTACGAGCTAAAAATTTTTCCAGTCTCTTAAcaagaacaagaaagaaaattagtagaggagataaacatgaaTGTTGTAAGTTTTATTCAagtaatttttttccaaattcaggacctaaaattttactatttttcATCCCACTATCAAATACTGAGGTCTACAACATCAAAATTGTACTTGGTATATAAAGTAATAAAATACATCGTTCTAAGAATTGGTTGACAAACTAATAAGCCAAACAATCCattattatctatttttttGTCTAGTCACTTGTACAAAAGCTGAAAGCATTTTGCTTAAGTAAACAATTGAACCGATGATCTTAGATTTAGTCTAAGCCGACCTCCATCAAATTTgtgctcttttttatttttcatcatcAAAATATCAAAAAGGAAGGCTGCATTTGGTTTCATTGGTAAGTATTAAAAATtgctaatttttttctttaaaaagaaaaatagaatagtcTCAGATAGGTTAAGAACTCTAATGGTGCTTATATAATCATAGGTCCATCCAcccagcttaagcttttgggttgGATTTTTACAAACATATACACTCTACAAAATTgataaaaacaaaagaaacataGGTTTCAAAATAACTGCCTTTTCCTCCTCCAAGAAGTCCTTCgcacctccttcttcctccttttcacATTCCCTTTCTTAACCACATTAGGCTCTTCACTGAGCTCCATTTGCTCCACATTCAGCTTCTGGCCCTAGATCCACCACcatgcaagagagagagagagagagagagagagagagagagtaggagAAGAGAATGGGGTGATGGGGGCTCTTCATTGATGAGAAGGTTGGGTATTAGCCAAAGAGTTGGTGCTAAAGTTTCGGTAGTAAAGTGGTGATTCGAtcggaaagaagaaagattttctTCAACTCGCTCAACTCgaatttctttgaaaaaaaagtAGAAGAAGATAGAAGGAATCGCGAAAGTGCCTtaagtctccttttctttcattaattcttaaaaaaatgaggtacatagcctctatttataatgtgGGGTTCGTCCTAACATAATTTGGGTTGGATTTCTGTTCCTAAGAACTTTCTTTCCTATGATGGACATCTCTAGTAGAAAAAACGTAAAAATTCTGAAGAGGTAGATTTtgacttctacatcaactctaCCTTCTTCGCTTCGCCGGATTCTTATCAGATAGAGAGCTACGCCCGGTCAAATTCTTACCCCAAAAGAAAACTTTTGGTTTGATTAGCTTGTTTTGGGGTCTAATGGTGGAATTTCATCTCAATTCAATCTCCTAGTTATATATCTCGAAAAGATAcccaatttcaaaaaaaagatcattTCAATTGAGTATCGTATGACCAAGTTGTAGTCTCCGAGAGTTTGGCTTGTGACTCGATTTTTTGATGTAGCGGATCTTGCTCCTGGACCCTATTCAACTCTtctcgtagtggccaaagtggtTTACATCGAGTCTGGTGATCCTCTTGAATATTCGTAGTGGCCAAAGCGGTCTACATCAAGTCCGATGATCCTCCTGAATCAGAGCTTCCATTGTTTAGGAGATTTAGCTACTGCTAAATCAGAACTGAAAATAGAAAAACGCTTGCTTCCTTGCCTCATGGCTGAATTGCTTGGTTTTGTTCGAAGATAGAGTTGTTGGTGCTTGTGTTGAAGGTGTCGACAATTGAGACATGATCTCGGTGAGTTAGGTTATCTTATTTTCTAGTTGTGGGAGCTGTTTCATCATCTCGTCATCCATCGAGGTAGAACTAGCAACCATACTTGATCTGattaggaagaagaaagatttcCTTCAAGCCGCTTCACTCGaatctctttcaaaaaaaagaagaaaatagaagaaTCTCGAAGGTAGGGctttaagtttcttttttttaattgattcttaaaaaatgaggtacataaccTTTATTTATAATGTGGGTCCATCCTAATATAATTGGGTTAAAATCCTCTTCCTAATTCTAGTAGAactcttttttctaaaataagcaTCTCTAATAGGAAAAAGATAAAACTCTCTAGAaggtagatctcgacttctacatcaactctgCCTTCTGTCGCTCCGCCTAATTCTAATCGGATAGAGAGTTACGTCCGATCAAAGTCATAGtcgaaaaaaaactttcaatttGACTGGCCCGTTTTGGAGTCTAACAGTGAAATTTCATCCCAATTCAACCTCCTAATTATAGTCTTGAAAAGAtacttaatttcaaaaaaaagatcCGAGTATCGTATGACCAAGTTATAGCCTCCGAAAGTTTGGCTGCAACTCGGCTTCTCGATATGGCGGATCTCGCTTCTATCCAGCCCCACTCGTAGTAGTCAAAGTGTTCCAAATCGAGTCTGGTGATCTTTTTAAATACTCGTAGTGGTCAAAGTGTTCCACATCGAGTATAATGATCCTTCTGAATACTTGTAGTGACCAAAGTATTCAACATCGAATTTGGTGATCCTCTTGAGTACTCGTAGTGGCCAAACTGGTCCATATCGCCACATCGAGTCTAGTGATCCTTCTAGATCAAGTGTTTGGAGATATAACATGAAGAAGCCCAAAACTTAAGAGGTTAAATTGTTATTTCGTTCCACTATGTTTAGCCCAAGTGCCAACACCGGATCGTTTTGGGCAAGACTTTCAATCAGGGCCAGCCCATTAATACCATTACATATTTTGGACGTATGACCCCAAATTTTACTTATCAGGATTCAACTCAAATATTTTAGAAAGTAGTTAATATTAACTAGCCTGATCAAGGCTAGCTGGTTAGAGATGGACAGAACTCAAATAGCCAAGATGATGCAACTTACACAAGTTGACCTCCCAACCACCAAcatgaaaattataatttaaaaaataaaggagACCTTTTGGTGAGATCAAGTTATGCTTGAAccaaaattattaaatatagtGTATATTATATGCATGCAGCCTTACGTGTTAAACTTTCCTGATGGTTATTTTAATCACCatgtataaataatttttttttaatacaataAGATATAAGCAGGAGAGTTCTTTACAATCCGATTCTTTAGTCTCAATCCTAACATTAGTAGTAGAGCTAAGAACTCTGATCCTTAATGCTCTTTATTCCCCTTTCTTATGATAATCTACGACTGTGTATTTGCTTTGTCCTCTTACCTCCCTTTG is from Phoenix dactylifera cultivar Barhee BC4 unplaced genomic scaffold, palm_55x_up_171113_PBpolish2nd_filt_p 000253F, whole genome shotgun sequence and encodes:
- the LOC103708056 gene encoding protein CYCLOPS-like codes for the protein MQASNLYLAKAWFQSSQPMTRSRSSELRKRYAAMQNMQKPAVAENPNNAAGQGADRMKQEFMSTSNLCGISVDEMSNQLLNFMSPSNSSTSPLDAPPKATVDAVSSVVSMLKGTLERKKLGNQANKENLEGSSFGFYSAQQVPANLSSKSRCSKSGSWTIQQLSTGILCPNARFRNLPTAERSIELNMEGFVTQTSQVQMGTMSQEPSQSGSSAAAPTFSTGFDVCDGPAHSGQTTSVCESSRKHVGNGTPNHGIKAKECGERIFENNIKDERKRGSLVRMGSVSSAGSVDKGDPTKKRRVERSRKMAEAKERNAAPTLPSDMQAVLKRCENLEKEVRSLKLNLSFMNRKDSEQTKQIEELQKQNEDLMEEKERLLEEIERIAGSI